A genomic segment from Sulfitobacter mediterraneus encodes:
- the dnaJ gene encoding molecular chaperone DnaJ: MAKRDYYEVLGVAKGASADEIKKGYRKKAKELHPDRNADKPDAEAQFKEANEAYEVLKDADKKAAYDRYGHAAFEGGMGGGGRPGGGFGGGQGDFSSAFSDVFDDLFGDFMGQRGGGGGGHRAARGSDLRYNLRISLEDAFSGLQKSINVPTSVPCDSCEGSGAEGGAEPTTCPTCSGMGKVRAQQGFFTVERTCPTCSGMGQTIKNPCKTCRGAGRVEKERSLSVNIPAGVETGTRIRLAGEGEAGMRGGPSGDLYIFIEVQEHELFDRDGPNLFCRVPVSMSTAALGGTIEVPTIDGGRGRVSVPSGSQSGRQMRLRGKGMPALRGKGVGDMIIELAVETPVNLTSKQKELLREFEELSSENNPESSSFFSSVKSFWDSMKG, encoded by the coding sequence ATGGCAAAACGTGATTATTACGAGGTACTTGGCGTCGCCAAGGGGGCCTCTGCCGACGAGATTAAGAAAGGCTATCGCAAGAAGGCCAAAGAACTGCACCCGGATCGCAACGCCGACAAACCGGACGCCGAAGCGCAGTTCAAGGAGGCCAACGAAGCCTACGAAGTGCTGAAAGACGCCGACAAGAAAGCAGCCTATGACCGTTATGGTCACGCCGCATTCGAAGGTGGCATGGGTGGCGGTGGCCGTCCCGGCGGTGGCTTTGGCGGCGGTCAGGGTGATTTCTCATCCGCGTTTTCCGACGTATTTGACGACCTCTTTGGTGACTTTATGGGCCAACGCGGTGGCGGCGGTGGCGGACACCGGGCCGCACGTGGATCCGACCTGCGCTACAACCTGCGCATTTCCCTCGAAGACGCCTTCTCGGGCCTGCAAAAATCCATCAACGTGCCCACGTCAGTCCCTTGTGACAGCTGCGAAGGATCAGGCGCAGAAGGCGGCGCAGAGCCGACAACCTGCCCCACCTGTTCCGGCATGGGCAAGGTCCGTGCGCAGCAGGGCTTCTTCACCGTTGAACGCACCTGCCCGACATGTTCCGGCATGGGCCAAACCATCAAGAACCCCTGCAAGACCTGCCGGGGCGCGGGCCGGGTGGAAAAAGAACGCTCGCTGTCTGTGAACATCCCCGCCGGGGTCGAAACCGGCACCCGCATCCGCCTTGCTGGCGAAGGCGAAGCAGGCATGCGGGGCGGACCCTCGGGCGATCTGTACATCTTTATCGAAGTGCAGGAGCACGAACTGTTCGATCGCGACGGTCCAAACCTGTTCTGCCGCGTCCCGGTGTCCATGAGCACCGCTGCATTGGGCGGCACAATCGAAGTGCCCACCATTGATGGCGGGCGCGGGCGCGTGTCCGTCCCATCGGGCAGCCAATCCGGCCGCCAGATGCGCCTGCGCGGCAAAGGCATGCCCGCCCTGCGCGGCAAGGGTGTGGGTGACATGATCATCGAACTGGCGGTTGAGACACCTGTAAACCTGACGTCCAAGCAGAA